From the genome of Ictalurus punctatus breed USDA103 chromosome 28, Coco_2.0, whole genome shotgun sequence, one region includes:
- the gria3a gene encoding glutamate receptor 3a: MRRITEGRGEKMGQRALAFLLLLPWLMYDSRAGFPNQISIGGVFLRSTVQEHSVFRFAVQLYNTNQNVTEKPFHLHYNVDNLEQSDSFSVTHAFCSQFSRGVYAIFGFYDQRSVNTLLSFSGALHTSFITPSQPAEADTNFLLQLRPALKGVVLSMITHYKWERFVYLYDTDRGFSLLQSVMEAAVVNDWRVTVRSVGNVADVLEYRRIVEEMERREEKLFIIDCEEERINALLEQVHTPPHDP; the protein is encoded by the exons atgaggaggatTACAGAAGGTCGGGGAGAGAAAATGGGGCAGCGCGCGCTCGCCTTTCTCCTGTTATTACCGTGGCTCATGTACGACTCGCGCGCAGGATTTCCCAACCAGATCAGCATCg gtggTGTGTTTCTGCGCTCCACAGTTCAGGAGCACAGTGTGTTCAGGTTTGCGGTTCAGCTCTATAACACCAACCAGAACGTGACGGAGAAACCGTTTCACCTCCACTACAACGTGGACAACCTGGAGCAGAGCGACAGCTTCTCCGTCACACACGCCT tttgTTCTCAGTTCTCACGGGGTGTGTATGCCATATTCGGTTTTTACGATCAGCGCTCGGTGAACACACTCTTGTCATTTTCCGGGGCTCTGCACACATCcttcatcactccatcacagcCTGCCGAGGCCGACACCAATTTCCTGCTCCAGCTGAGACCCGCCCTTAAAGGGGTGGTGCTTAGCATGATCACACACTACAAATGGGAAAGGTTTGTCTACCTGTATGACACAGATAGAG gGTTCTCTCTGCTGCAGTCAGTAATGGAAGCTGCGGTGGTGAATGATTGGCGGGTGACGGTTCGCTCCGTTGGGAACGTTGCTGATGTACTGGAATATCGGCGTATTGTTGAGGAAATGGAACGTCGTGAGGAGAAACTCTTCATCATCGACTGTGAAGAGGAACGCATCAACGCTTTGCTGgagcaggtacacacaccacCTCATGACCCATGA